Proteins encoded together in one Candidatus Poribacteria bacterium window:
- the era gene encoding GTPase Era — protein sequence MDEIQNFKSGYVSIIGAPNVGKSTLLNAILGQKLAIVTPKPQTTRNQIRGILTTDTHQIIFVDTPGLMTPKYRLQSEMVKTAYSALGDADVVLFVIDVTRRNSDIEDTILKRLKRVKSTTILVLNKVDLVEKRTLLPIFEDYSQKFEFAHIIPISALTADGVPLLLEQIEAYLPLGPHYFPEDQLSDLPERFFIAETVREKIILLTQREIPYASAVVVEEFEKRQTNKSGEILYIRAIVYAERQTQKQIIIGKGGKLIKRVGELARIDIEKFLDTRVFLELYVTVKADWRRDARKLKELGGFVNI from the coding sequence ATGGACGAAATCCAAAACTTCAAATCTGGTTACGTTAGCATTATCGGTGCGCCTAACGTCGGGAAATCGACGCTGCTTAATGCTATCTTGGGGCAGAAATTAGCGATCGTCACCCCGAAACCGCAGACAACGCGGAACCAGATTCGTGGCATTCTCACCACGGACACCCATCAAATCATTTTTGTCGATACCCCCGGGCTGATGACCCCTAAATATCGCCTACAGAGCGAAATGGTCAAAACAGCGTATAGTGCCTTAGGGGATGCTGATGTCGTACTTTTCGTGATTGATGTCACGCGCCGAAATTCAGATATTGAAGATACAATTCTAAAACGCCTCAAACGTGTTAAATCGACAACAATCCTCGTTCTCAATAAAGTAGATCTCGTCGAAAAACGAACGCTCCTTCCTATCTTTGAAGACTACAGCCAAAAATTTGAATTTGCGCATATAATCCCGATCTCTGCCTTAACTGCCGATGGTGTCCCACTTCTTCTTGAGCAGATTGAAGCCTATTTACCCCTTGGTCCGCACTATTTTCCAGAGGATCAACTCAGCGATCTCCCCGAACGGTTTTTCATCGCCGAGACTGTCCGTGAGAAAATCATACTCCTGACGCAACGCGAGATCCCTTACGCTTCCGCCGTCGTGGTTGAAGAGTTTGAAAAACGCCAGACGAACAAATCAGGCGAAATTCTCTATATCCGCGCCATCGTCTACGCGGAACGCCAGACGCAGAAGCAAATTATTATTGGCAAAGGTGGTAAATTAATTAAAAGAGTCGGCGAACTTGCACGCATTGATATCGAAAAATTCTTAGACACCCGCGTCTTTTTAGAACTCTATGTAACAGTTAAAGCCGATTGGCGCAGAGATGCCCGTAAACTCAAGGAGTTAGGCGGCTTTGTAAATATTTAA
- the uvrA gene encoding excinuclease ABC subunit UvrA, whose protein sequence is MTEESIHVQGAREHNLRNIDIQLPKDKLIVFTGVSGSGKSSLAIDTVYAEGQRRYIESLSAYARQFLGQLGKPDVDEIIGLSPSIAISQGSTGHNPRSTVATVTEIYDYLRVLYARVGQFHCPDCGREVGSQTAADIVNTLLNYPERTRLIILAPIARGSRGAHEKEIEDLRSAGFARLRVDGEIHEIRPGFALSRNQRHDIDLVIDRIIIKDGIEPRVTEAVNTALARGDGSMLVQVIPTEGEISPFLAEEDDLLFSRDYTCSHCRISFVKPEPRHFSFNNPDGMCGNCRGLGVQMGILPQLIILDDTLSIMQGAISLWGPLNKQKRATEKAIAEALAKHLGFDIKTPWKELTPEQQHAILYGTGDAVLTITTPGKSRQKKRKQRRRYRVHFHGIIPAEEQKYYFEDDDETDEDDFPDYFVKMPCRECEGTRLNSWIKAITIDDTPITNILEMSIQDATQFFTALELPEREAFIAAELLKEIRGRLGFLMDVGLGYLTLARPAPTLSGGEAQRIRLASQVGAGLRDVTYVLDEPSIGLHPRDHAGLLTTLLNLRNQGNTVIVVEHDEATMLVADWIVDFGPGAGIKGGKITDIGTPAQFIKESNTLTAQYLRGDKVIIQPESRRPTGDRWVQICNARQNNLKEISPKIPIGTLCCVTGVSGSGKSSLIHDILYNALARDLMKAKTIPGNYDDIRGIIEEKGVPISNVIDKIININMAPIGRTPRSNAATYTKVFDAIRALYAGLPDSKLRGYKPGRFSFNVSGGRCEACSGNGAKKVDMGLLSDVWVECEVCNGKRFNNETLAIKYKGKNISEVLEMDIDTALIHFADIPRIARGLKLLHDVGLDYIKLGQPAPTLSGGEAQRIKLSRELSKRGTGKTLYILDEPTTGLHFDDVNKLLTILHRLVDDGNTVVVVEHNLEVINSADYLIDLGPEGGVGGGTIVAEGTPEQIAEMPESYTGQALRGDFDIWRDAKQRLIEPELADAFEQAEEKRTAIAVQGATENNLKNVDIDIPHRKMTALTGVSGSGKTSLALDTIYAEGQRRYIETLSTYARQFIGQMEKPKVSKIEGLSPAIAISHESAGQNPRSTVATITEIHDGLRTLYARWGKPYCPDCLVEVQTQDAEQIMQQVFEHLPQKRVDVLAPLTNFMIISETATRIARGKIIDINASESPYGLKGNEDYADVFSRLQRAGFARIQIDGEIHRLDEAPKLSKGIPHEVFIVIDRVELVDEEKSRFTEAVELALLQSGGFVLIQESQSSARAVTRTNRSNRKPTKTPEQEAPVKKFFSEHAMCVSCGNNFGQLTPRHFSFNNKMGACDFCDGRGKNTHFPHDPCNQCHGTRLKPFPSCVMFEDTTISELMAFSITEIIEFFNVRLTQIEAEVGNDTQNGKVDLLVAKGVSTSRATHPALHAHTSPEFEAEVLQQIQIRLQFLEDIGLGYLALDRGAPTLSGGEMRRIQLASQLGSGLTGVTYILDEPSIGLHPRDQERLINALKELRDIGNSVLVVEHDRDTILAADHVIDFGPKAGKAGGKIVAIGTPDTFTDGTNPIQESSTKSLTQAYLSNEVEIPVPTVRRKGTGKELAIYGVKTNNLKDINVKIPLGTLTCVTGVSGCGKSSLVEGTLKPALESRSSIKTENAENHRHTHHVRDSNWKPIYNDYGQPEYKSVRGVSHIKRLINVDQKAIGETPRSNPATYTDLFTKIRELFAEQHDAKMRGFSIGNFSFNLSYGQCPVCEGHRFNRVEMHFLPDVWMPCEACNSTGYSDETLEIRYQGKNIAEVLDMSVDEALEFFSDNSRICRTLQMLADVGLGYIQLGQSATTLSGGEAQRVKLAKELSRRTTGSTLYIMDEPTTGLHFDDIQKLLKVLNKLVDAGNTIIAVEHNIDIIKSADWIIDLGPEGSKNGGEVVAMGTPEEVAKVQESHTARFLREVL, encoded by the coding sequence ATGACAGAAGAGTCAATCCACGTCCAAGGTGCGCGAGAACACAACTTAAGAAATATTGACATCCAACTGCCAAAAGATAAACTCATCGTCTTCACCGGCGTTAGCGGTTCCGGTAAATCTTCACTGGCGATTGATACTGTCTATGCTGAAGGACAACGGCGATACATTGAATCCCTATCGGCATACGCGCGGCAATTCTTGGGGCAACTCGGCAAACCGGATGTAGACGAAATCATTGGACTCTCCCCCTCTATTGCTATCAGTCAGGGATCCACAGGACATAATCCGCGATCTACGGTCGCCACCGTGACTGAGATTTACGATTACCTGCGTGTGCTCTATGCGCGTGTCGGACAATTCCACTGTCCCGACTGTGGACGTGAAGTCGGTTCGCAAACCGCCGCGGACATCGTCAATACTTTGCTCAACTACCCGGAACGTACAAGACTCATCATCTTAGCCCCAATCGCCAGAGGTTCGCGCGGTGCGCATGAAAAAGAGATAGAAGACCTACGTAGCGCGGGTTTTGCCCGATTACGCGTTGATGGCGAAATACACGAAATTCGCCCAGGCTTCGCCCTCAGCCGTAATCAACGCCACGATATCGATCTCGTCATCGATCGGATCATCATTAAAGACGGGATCGAACCGCGCGTTACCGAAGCCGTGAACACAGCACTCGCTCGCGGAGACGGGAGCATGCTCGTGCAAGTTATTCCGACTGAAGGTGAAATATCCCCATTTCTTGCAGAAGAAGACGACCTGCTCTTTAGTAGAGACTACACCTGTTCGCACTGTCGGATTAGTTTTGTGAAACCGGAACCGCGCCACTTCTCTTTCAACAATCCCGATGGCATGTGCGGAAACTGCAGGGGTCTGGGTGTGCAAATGGGAATCTTACCACAGTTGATCATCCTTGATGATACCCTCTCCATCATGCAAGGTGCTATAAGTCTATGGGGACCTCTTAACAAACAAAAACGGGCGACAGAGAAAGCCATCGCTGAAGCACTCGCAAAACACCTCGGATTTGACATCAAGACCCCTTGGAAGGAACTCACGCCAGAACAGCAGCACGCTATCCTTTACGGCACTGGAGACGCCGTCCTCACGATCACTACCCCTGGGAAAAGCAGACAAAAAAAACGAAAACAACGTCGGCGATATCGCGTCCACTTTCACGGTATTATCCCCGCTGAAGAACAGAAGTATTACTTTGAAGATGATGATGAAACCGATGAAGATGATTTCCCTGATTACTTCGTCAAAATGCCCTGTCGGGAATGTGAGGGAACCCGACTTAATTCTTGGATAAAAGCCATAACAATAGATGATACGCCCATAACCAATATCCTTGAAATGTCTATTCAGGATGCAACGCAATTCTTCACAGCGTTGGAACTTCCAGAACGTGAGGCGTTCATCGCGGCGGAACTCTTAAAGGAAATTCGAGGACGGCTCGGCTTCCTGATGGATGTGGGTTTGGGATATCTGACGCTCGCGCGTCCTGCTCCGACACTTTCCGGCGGCGAAGCGCAACGCATCCGCCTCGCCAGTCAGGTGGGCGCAGGGTTACGTGATGTTACCTACGTGCTTGATGAACCGAGTATCGGTTTACATCCACGCGACCACGCCGGGCTGCTCACGACCCTCCTCAATTTGCGGAATCAAGGTAACACGGTTATTGTTGTTGAACACGATGAGGCAACGATGTTGGTCGCCGATTGGATCGTCGATTTCGGTCCTGGCGCGGGCATCAAAGGCGGAAAAATAACGGACATCGGGACACCAGCGCAATTCATCAAAGAGAGCAACACACTGACTGCGCAATATCTCCGAGGCGATAAGGTGATTATCCAGCCTGAATCCCGCCGCCCAACAGGGGACAGATGGGTACAAATATGCAACGCACGCCAAAACAATCTTAAAGAAATCAGTCCGAAAATACCAATTGGCACGCTCTGCTGCGTAACCGGCGTCAGCGGTTCTGGAAAGAGTTCCCTAATTCACGATATTCTCTACAACGCACTCGCCCGCGATCTCATGAAAGCAAAGACTATTCCGGGGAATTACGACGACATTCGAGGTATCATTGAAGAAAAAGGCGTGCCTATCTCCAACGTTATTGACAAGATTATCAATATTAACATGGCACCTATCGGCCGAACCCCGCGCTCCAATGCTGCGACCTATACAAAAGTGTTTGATGCGATTCGCGCACTCTATGCTGGCTTGCCCGATTCAAAATTACGAGGCTATAAACCGGGGCGGTTCAGTTTCAATGTTAGCGGCGGCAGATGCGAAGCCTGTAGCGGTAACGGGGCGAAAAAAGTTGATATGGGACTCCTCTCTGATGTCTGGGTGGAGTGTGAGGTGTGCAACGGGAAACGCTTTAACAACGAGACCCTCGCCATAAAATACAAAGGGAAAAACATCTCCGAAGTCCTTGAAATGGATATTGATACCGCACTCATCCACTTCGCCGATATTCCAAGAATCGCAAGGGGCTTAAAATTACTCCACGATGTCGGCCTGGATTACATTAAACTTGGACAACCCGCCCCGACGCTTTCAGGTGGAGAGGCGCAACGTATTAAACTTTCAAGAGAACTCTCGAAACGTGGCACCGGCAAGACGCTCTATATCCTTGATGAACCCACAACGGGGTTGCATTTTGACGACGTAAATAAACTGCTGACCATCCTGCATCGACTCGTAGACGATGGCAACACGGTTGTCGTCGTAGAGCATAACCTTGAGGTCATCAACTCCGCGGACTATCTTATCGACTTAGGACCCGAGGGCGGCGTTGGTGGTGGTACGATCGTTGCCGAAGGCACCCCCGAACAGATTGCTGAGATGCCTGAATCTTACACCGGACAAGCCCTCCGTGGTGATTTCGATATCTGGCGGGATGCGAAGCAACGGCTCATTGAACCGGAACTTGCTGACGCATTTGAACAAGCAGAAGAAAAACGGACAGCAATCGCTGTGCAAGGTGCAACGGAAAATAACCTCAAAAATGTGGACATCGATATCCCGCATCGAAAAATGACGGCATTGACAGGTGTCAGCGGCTCTGGAAAGACATCCCTCGCGCTTGATACTATCTACGCTGAAGGGCAGCGGCGTTATATCGAAACACTCAGCACCTACGCGCGCCAGTTTATAGGACAGATGGAGAAACCGAAAGTCTCAAAAATTGAAGGGCTTTCACCCGCCATCGCAATTTCGCACGAGAGTGCAGGTCAAAATCCACGCTCCACAGTCGCAACGATCACTGAAATACACGACGGACTCCGCACACTTTACGCCAGATGGGGTAAACCTTACTGCCCAGATTGCCTTGTGGAAGTTCAGACCCAGGACGCAGAACAAATAATGCAACAGGTTTTTGAACACCTTCCGCAAAAAAGGGTAGATGTTCTCGCGCCTCTCACAAACTTTATGATTATTTCGGAAACTGCGACACGTATAGCAAGAGGCAAGATTATTGACATCAATGCCAGTGAATCCCCTTACGGGCTGAAGGGAAACGAAGATTACGCTGATGTATTCAGCCGATTACAACGTGCGGGTTTCGCACGCATCCAAATTGATGGCGAAATTCACCGACTCGATGAAGCTCCCAAACTCAGTAAAGGGATTCCTCATGAAGTCTTTATCGTTATTGATCGTGTCGAACTTGTTGACGAAGAAAAGAGCCGGTTCACGGAAGCAGTCGAGTTGGCACTCCTCCAAAGCGGTGGATTTGTCCTGATTCAAGAGAGCCAGTCCAGTGCCCGTGCAGTTACAAGAACTAACAGATCTAATCGGAAACCAACGAAAACCCCAGAGCAGGAGGCCCCTGTTAAAAAATTCTTCAGCGAACACGCGATGTGTGTTTCTTGCGGTAACAATTTCGGGCAACTGACACCACGCCACTTTTCGTTTAATAACAAAATGGGGGCATGCGACTTCTGCGATGGACGCGGGAAGAATACACATTTCCCACACGACCCATGTAACCAATGTCACGGCACCCGATTGAAACCTTTCCCGAGCTGCGTCATGTTTGAGGATACAACCATTTCGGAATTGATGGCATTCTCAATTACCGAAATCATTGAATTCTTCAACGTCCGGTTGACACAGATTGAAGCGGAAGTCGGTAATGATACACAAAACGGTAAGGTGGATCTTCTTGTCGCGAAAGGCGTGTCAACCTCCAGAGCCACGCATCCTGCGCTTCATGCGCATACCTCGCCTGAGTTTGAAGCCGAAGTCCTCCAGCAAATTCAGATACGCCTTCAGTTCTTAGAAGACATCGGTCTCGGTTATCTCGCGTTGGACCGTGGCGCACCGACGCTTTCGGGTGGCGAAATGCGTAGAATCCAACTCGCAAGCCAACTCGGTAGTGGTCTCACCGGGGTAACCTATATTCTTGATGAACCGAGTATTGGACTACACCCGCGCGACCAAGAACGTCTCATCAACGCCCTCAAGGAACTTCGCGATATCGGCAATAGCGTCCTCGTCGTTGAACACGACCGCGATACCATATTAGCCGCTGATCATGTCATCGACTTCGGTCCTAAGGCAGGCAAAGCAGGCGGTAAAATTGTGGCTATTGGCACACCGGATACCTTCACTGACGGCACCAATCCTATACAGGAGTCGTCCACTAAATCATTGACGCAAGCCTACCTCTCCAATGAAGTAGAAATTCCTGTTCCAACAGTTCGGCGCAAAGGTACAGGCAAAGAATTAGCAATATACGGTGTGAAAACGAACAACCTCAAAGACATTAACGTTAAAATACCACTCGGCACCCTCACCTGTGTAACCGGTGTTTCAGGCTGCGGGAAGAGCTCACTCGTTGAAGGCACGCTAAAGCCGGCACTCGAAAGTCGCAGTTCTATCAAAACTGAGAATGCCGAAAACCACCGCCATACTCACCATGTCCGCGATAGCAACTGGAAACCAATATATAACGACTACGGGCAACCGGAGTATAAGAGCGTACGGGGCGTTAGTCATATCAAGCGGCTCATCAACGTAGACCAGAAAGCGATCGGTGAAACACCGCGTTCTAATCCTGCTACCTATACAGACCTCTTCACGAAGATCCGAGAACTCTTCGCCGAACAACACGACGCGAAAATGCGCGGATTTAGTATTGGCAACTTCAGTTTCAACCTCTCTTACGGACAGTGTCCTGTCTGTGAAGGGCACCGTTTCAACCGTGTTGAGATGCATTTTCTGCCGGACGTATGGATGCCGTGTGAAGCGTGTAATAGCACCGGCTACAGCGACGAAACGCTTGAAATCCGTTATCAAGGGAAAAATATCGCCGAAGTCTTAGATATGTCAGTAGATGAGGCACTCGAATTCTTCAGCGATAATTCACGTATCTGTCGGACCCTCCAGATGTTAGCGGATGTTGGGTTGGGGTATATCCAACTCGGACAATCAGCGACGACGCTCTCCGGTGGCGAGGCGCAGCGCGTCAAACTTGCGAAAGAGTTGTCACGACGGACAACCGGTTCAACGCTCTACATCATGGACGAACCGACGACAGGCCTCCATTTTGACGACATCCAAAAACTCCTCAAGGTGCTGAATAAACTCGTTGATGCAGGCAACACAATTATCGCAGTCGAACACAACATCGACATTATCAAATCTGCAGACTGG
- the trpB gene encoding tryptophan synthase subunit beta gives MQQLPDATGHFGQFGGRYVPETLMPALLELEDAYNQLKDNTDFQEEFRYYLREYVGRPNPLYYAERLTETLGGGKIYLKREDLNHTGAHKINSAIGQILLARWMGKKRIIAETGAGQHGVATATVAAKFDMECEVYMGEEDIERQALNVFRMQLMGTKVVPVNSGSRTLKDAINACFRDWVTNVRTTYLLLGSVVGAHPYPMIVRDFQAVIGDEARVQILEQAGALPDCVVACVGGGSNSLGMFYPFYADESVRMIGVEAAGESIRSGRHAAPLTAGSVGVFHGAKCYLLQEDDGQITPAHSISAGLDYPGVGPEHSYYRETGRAEYVPITDAEAVEGFQLLSETEGIIPALESAHAIAYLRELAPKLDKDKVIVVCLSGRGDKDVYTIAKELGISL, from the coding sequence ATGCAACAACTTCCTGACGCAACAGGCCATTTCGGACAATTCGGGGGCAGATACGTCCCCGAAACCCTGATGCCTGCCCTTTTAGAACTCGAAGACGCTTACAACCAACTCAAAGATAACACCGATTTTCAAGAAGAATTCCGGTACTACCTCCGCGAATATGTCGGACGACCCAACCCGCTTTATTACGCCGAGCGTCTGACGGAAACCCTCGGCGGCGGGAAGATATATCTCAAACGGGAAGATCTCAACCATACAGGCGCGCATAAAATCAACAGTGCAATCGGTCAAATTCTGCTTGCACGCTGGATGGGTAAAAAACGCATCATCGCCGAGACCGGTGCCGGGCAACACGGTGTCGCAACAGCCACCGTCGCCGCAAAATTTGATATGGAATGCGAAGTCTATATGGGTGAGGAAGACATAGAACGGCAGGCACTCAACGTTTTCAGGATGCAGTTGATGGGAACGAAAGTCGTGCCGGTTAATTCCGGGTCGCGTACCCTCAAAGATGCGATCAACGCCTGTTTCCGCGACTGGGTCACGAATGTCCGTACCACCTATCTACTCCTCGGTTCGGTTGTCGGGGCGCACCCTTATCCGATGATTGTCCGGGACTTCCAAGCCGTCATCGGTGATGAGGCAAGGGTACAGATATTAGAACAAGCGGGGGCACTGCCGGATTGTGTTGTCGCCTGTGTCGGTGGTGGGAGTAACTCGCTCGGTATGTTCTACCCGTTCTATGCCGATGAATCCGTTCGGATGATCGGCGTAGAAGCCGCCGGTGAGAGCATCCGTAGCGGACGACATGCAGCACCTCTTACTGCAGGCAGTGTCGGTGTCTTTCACGGTGCGAAGTGCTATCTATTGCAAGAAGACGACGGTCAAATAACGCCTGCGCACTCGATCTCCGCAGGGTTAGATTATCCCGGTGTCGGACCTGAACATAGCTATTACCGTGAAACCGGTAGAGCCGAATACGTCCCGATTACCGATGCTGAAGCAGTGGAAGGGTTCCAGTTGTTATCGGAAACAGAGGGTATCATCCCCGCATTAGAATCCGCACACGCCATCGCTTATCTGCGAGAACTCGCGCCTAAACTTGATAAAGATAAAGTCATCGTCGTATGCCTTTCAGGTCGTGGCGATAAAGATGTCTATACCATCGCCAAAGAATTAGGTATCAGCCTCTAA
- a CDS encoding C-terminal binding protein: MANNWKILITDYAWSSIEPERQVLAEIGAELVAAETGDESELQTLAPMMDGILTCWNPVREPVITAAKKCQVIARYGIGLDNIDVKAATAHGIVVTNVPAYCIDEVSDHAMGLLLACARKISRFDRAVRNNVWDQNIGPEMHRIRGKTLGIVGFGRIGQAIIPKAKAFGLTINVCSPRTDPKRIQQQGAQKVSFPELLATSDFITIHAPLTEETECMFSSAEFRAMKPTAFLINTARGGIVDTAALTAALRNGDIAGAGLDVLETEPPNENEELLTLENVVVTPHAAFVSEDAILELEVTAARCVAQVLTGQLPESVVNPSVLEQPNLRAKSLK, translated from the coding sequence ATGGCAAACAACTGGAAAATCCTCATCACCGATTACGCTTGGTCCTCTATTGAACCTGAACGACAGGTCCTTGCAGAAATCGGGGCAGAACTCGTCGCAGCCGAAACTGGAGACGAATCAGAACTTCAAACGCTTGCACCGATGATGGACGGTATCCTCACTTGTTGGAATCCTGTTCGCGAGCCAGTCATTACCGCCGCGAAGAAGTGTCAGGTTATTGCCCGCTACGGCATTGGACTCGACAACATTGATGTCAAAGCCGCCACTGCGCACGGTATTGTTGTTACCAATGTTCCTGCCTACTGTATCGACGAAGTTTCTGACCACGCGATGGGACTCCTACTGGCGTGTGCAAGAAAAATTTCACGCTTTGACCGGGCTGTTAGAAACAACGTATGGGACCAGAATATCGGACCGGAGATGCACAGAATCCGTGGTAAAACACTCGGTATCGTCGGATTCGGACGGATCGGGCAAGCGATTATCCCGAAAGCGAAAGCGTTCGGATTGACAATCAATGTCTGCTCCCCGCGCACGGATCCGAAGCGTATCCAGCAACAGGGTGCACAAAAGGTCTCATTTCCTGAACTCCTCGCAACCTCCGACTTTATCACAATCCATGCCCCGTTGACCGAGGAAACAGAATGTATGTTCAGCAGTGCCGAATTTCGTGCGATGAAACCGACAGCGTTCCTAATCAACACTGCGCGCGGTGGTATTGTAGATACCGCTGCGCTCACGGCGGCACTCCGAAATGGAGACATCGCCGGTGCCGGGCTGGATGTCTTGGAAACCGAACCCCCAAATGAAAATGAAGAACTCCTCACGCTTGAAAATGTTGTCGTCACACCGCACGCCGCATTTGTCTCAGAAGATGCGATTCTTGAACTGGAGGTCACCGCTGCCAGATGTGTGGCACAAGTGCTGACAGGACAGCTGCCGGAATCCGTTGTTAACCCATCGGTTTTAGAGCAACCAAACCTCCGCGCAAAATCATTAAAGTAG
- a CDS encoding FAD-binding protein, whose protein sequence is MNQHNLKRPHKELRKLLGKRFSTDSAVRDAHARDASYHQDALPDAVAFPKTNAEVAEIVKICAEHKIPIIPYGTGTGVEGAVVASEGALCIALNEMNRILRVSQDDRDATVQAGVTRFQLNGHLMDMGTQLHFSVDPGADASLGGMVATRASGTSAVRYGTMPDNVLGLTVVTADGTIVHTGSRARKSAAGYDLTRLFIGSEGTLGVITEITLKLTRLPEAVAAAVCAFPTVAAAVDTVIKMMDTSINIARIELLDELQMDAVNKYAGLDYEVAPTLFFEFHGSEHTVAESSEIAGKIAATHGSGDFRWATDENERKRLWQARYDSYYAALNRRPGSVGYVTDVCVPISRLAECIAQTKALLAPSDLVPSILGHVGDGNFHVVFPLEPNNKDELAEAQRLSDQIVDIALEMDGTCTGEHGVGVGKRNALAKEHGEAIDLMRAIKHALDPQNLMNPGKVFL, encoded by the coding sequence CGCCCGCACAAAGAACTCCGCAAACTCCTCGGAAAACGCTTCAGCACAGACAGTGCCGTCCGAGACGCGCACGCACGTGATGCGTCATACCATCAAGACGCGCTCCCAGATGCCGTTGCCTTCCCGAAAACCAATGCCGAAGTCGCAGAAATCGTCAAAATCTGTGCGGAACACAAGATACCGATAATCCCTTACGGCACCGGCACGGGCGTTGAAGGTGCTGTCGTTGCGTCCGAAGGCGCGCTCTGTATCGCACTCAACGAAATGAACCGTATCCTCCGTGTCAGTCAAGACGATAGAGATGCCACCGTCCAAGCAGGCGTGACGCGTTTCCAATTGAATGGTCATCTTATGGACATGGGGACGCAGCTCCACTTTTCGGTCGATCCGGGGGCAGATGCTTCACTCGGTGGGATGGTCGCAACCCGCGCATCCGGCACGAGTGCTGTCCGATACGGCACAATGCCCGATAACGTCCTCGGCTTGACTGTCGTCACTGCGGATGGCACGATCGTTCATACCGGAAGCAGAGCGCGGAAATCCGCTGCAGGCTATGATCTCACCCGCCTCTTTATCGGTTCAGAAGGCACACTCGGAGTTATCACCGAAATCACGCTGAAATTAACACGGTTGCCGGAAGCGGTCGCCGCAGCGGTCTGTGCTTTTCCGACTGTCGCCGCAGCAGTAGATACTGTTATCAAAATGATGGATACAAGTATCAATATCGCCCGCATTGAACTGTTAGACGAACTGCAGATGGATGCAGTCAACAAATACGCTGGATTAGATTACGAAGTCGCACCGACACTCTTCTTTGAATTCCACGGGTCCGAACACACCGTCGCAGAGAGTTCTGAGATTGCTGGCAAAATCGCAGCAACGCACGGCAGCGGTGATTTCCGATGGGCAACAGACGAAAACGAACGTAAACGGCTCTGGCAAGCCCGATACGATAGTTATTACGCTGCACTCAACCGCCGTCCCGGTTCCGTAGGTTATGTCACTGATGTGTGTGTTCCGATTTCTCGGCTCGCTGAGTGTATCGCACAAACGAAAGCACTGCTTGCTCCATCGGATCTTGTCCCGTCAATTCTTGGACACGTCGGTGACGGTAATTTTCACGTCGTCTTTCCGCTCGAACCCAACAACAAGGACGAATTAGCAGAGGCACAGCGACTCAGCGATCAGATTGTAGACATCGCCTTAGAAATGGACGGCACTTGCACGGGTGAACACGGCGTTGGTGTCGGTAAACGGAACGCGTTAGCGAAGGAACACGGAGAGGCAATAGACCTGATGCGTGCTATCAAACACGCCTTGGATCCACAGAATCTAATGAATCCCGGCAAAGTCTTTTTGTAA
- a CDS encoding HEAT repeat domain-containing protein, which produces MTRETVDAGSSLSLQQKARKFISWLSRRDGPVRNWRYIPTHVLLRKLRSESAEMRAYAAEGLGGVGDVHAVAPLIDALTDNNSTVRRFAISSLGKIRDARAIDVLIPFLQDEEPDMRCAAVVALGELGLSEDRFSTPPVQVIEALISTITDSDRAVCSAAVVALGRIGSPQAISALKALAETTNSEWIRRYISEALHQIEEQNA; this is translated from the coding sequence ATGACCCGCGAAACCGTAGACGCTGGTTCAAGTCTGTCTCTACAACAAAAAGCCCGCAAGTTCATCAGTTGGCTCTCACGCCGAGACGGTCCCGTTCGGAATTGGCGATATATCCCGACCCACGTATTGCTGCGAAAACTTCGATCAGAGTCTGCCGAAATGCGCGCCTACGCTGCTGAAGGGTTAGGGGGTGTTGGCGATGTCCACGCCGTCGCGCCGCTCATTGATGCCCTAACCGATAACAACTCAACCGTCCGCCGATTCGCCATCTCCTCCCTCGGAAAGATCCGTGATGCCCGCGCCATTGATGTTCTGATCCCATTCCTACAAGATGAAGAACCCGACATGCGCTGCGCCGCTGTCGTCGCGCTCGGAGAATTAGGACTCAGTGAAGACAGGTTTTCAACACCACCGGTACAGGTGATAGAGGCACTAATAAGCACGATAACAGATAGCGATAGAGCCGTCTGTTCCGCTGCCGTTGTCGCCTTAGGCAGAATTGGTAGCCCGCAAGCCATCTCTGCTCTTAAAGCACTCGCGGAAACCACCAACAGTGAATGGATCCGCCGCTATATCAGCGAAGCACTGCACCAAATTGAAGAACAAAACGCCTAA